The Prunus dulcis chromosome 3, ALMONDv2, whole genome shotgun sequence genome segment TGCTCTTCTTTTGAAGCTTTGGGTTAAGAATCACCTGCctcaaaaacaacaaaaataagttGTACTGGTCAAGTGAAACCTTTTCAATGCTAAGAATTAAAATGTTATGAGGATGTTCACCTCTCACACACATTAACATACCAAAAGATCAAAAGGCCGTCTGTCTTGAGCGGCCGTCTCTTCCTTGGATGCATAACTAATATATTCCTTTGTATCTTCCAAAACTATTATCTGCAGAGATGAGAAAGAAATTTTTGTTACCTGAATTAAGAAGTTGTTTTGTATGCAAGGATTTCATTAAAGGGACTGATCAAATTTTAATCTTCAACAAGAATTTAAGACATGTTATTGTAACATGATATCCACAACACCCATTACCCATATACAAGTCACAACCGCCCATTAAGCTAAGCAATAAGTTgcactaaaataaaaatagttacTTGTAAAAAACATAATATTGACATCAGTAAATTCAACAATGTAGCTTAAATTGAACTAAGTTTTGACTATTTAAAAGGTATATCTACTGTTTAAAGTTAACCCTTCCCAGAAACCAACAcaaggggaaaaaagaaagctaCAATTTTGCTCCTTCACCGTATTTTCTCAGCAGCCAAACAAAAACGAATGataaaacagagaaagaacTATCAAAAATTGAGCCATTAAGgtgaaaaaaactaaactgAAAACCCCAAAACTGACCCTCAAGGGAATTCCAATTTGCGGAGCAGCAAGACCGACCCCAGGAGCCTTCCTCATCACCTTCACCATATCATCAATTATCTTCTGGATCCTCTCCGACCCAATATCCCCTGGCTCAACATCTCGGGCCGGTTCGTGCAAAACCGGGTCACCCGCTTTCACTATATCGGGCAAGCTCgtgcttttcttcttctctcccagACCCAGAAGCCAACCCGCTTTGACAACTGGAGAAGAGCCTGAGCTGTAGCTTTTCCGGGTCGGGAAATGTGTGTTAAAGGCCGGTTCCGGGTTTAGAGGTCCGGGGTTCGAAAAGTGTATTCGGGTTTTCCGAAATATCGGGATGATTGTTCTGGGTTGGAGGCATTTTTCGGCGAGAGATATCGGGTCGAGACGAAGTGAGAATCGGCATATGGTTTCCATATCCGTAGTCTGGATTTGCAGGACAGGGTTTAAGGATGTTGTGAAGGAGATGGTGTCGTCCACTGCTTAAATCAAACGACAGAATGCATGTCGTCGTCGTTCTGG includes the following:
- the LOC117622093 gene encoding peptide deformylase 1A, chloroplastic/mitochondrial, whose protein sequence is METICRFSLRLDPISLAEKCLQPRTIIPIFRKTRIHFSNPGPLNPEPAFNTHFPTRKSYSSGSSPVVKAGWLLGLGEKKKSTSLPDIVKAGDPVLHEPARDVEPGDIGSERIQKIIDDMVKVMRKAPGVGLAAPQIGIPLRIIVLEDTKEYISYASKEETAAQDRRPFDLLVILNPKLQKKSNRTAVFFEGCLSVDGFRAVVERNLDVEVSGFDRNGQPIKISASGWQARILQHECDHLEGTLYVDKMVPRTFRTVENLDLPLAEGCPKLGGR